One genomic region from Streptomyces sp. NBC_00582 encodes:
- a CDS encoding helix-turn-helix domain-containing protein produces the protein MLRDLPDGDEWIRVQSQVIGARVLARRLELRATQEAVYLAAGVDRRTLQALEAGETNPTFSTLARVAYVLGLPLAELVA, from the coding sequence GTGCTGCGTGATCTGCCTGACGGCGACGAATGGATCCGTGTCCAGAGCCAGGTGATCGGGGCCCGGGTCCTGGCGCGCAGGCTCGAGCTGCGTGCCACCCAGGAAGCCGTCTACCTCGCTGCCGGCGTCGACCGGCGAACGCTTCAGGCCCTTGAGGCCGGTGAGACCAACCCGACCTTCAGCACCCTCGCGCGGGTCGCGTACGTCCTCGGGCTGCCGCTCGCGGAACTGGT